A stretch of DNA from Acidicapsa acidisoli:
ATCCACCAGCAGGGGCAGCAGCGACTATCGAACAGATGGCCGCACAAGGTCATGCAATCGTCGGCATTGCAAAGCATTTCGGTGTATCGCGTGAAACGTTCAAGCGCTGGTGCGATGAAGACGAAGCAATCCAAGAGGCTTTTGAGATCGGACGCGAAACAGAGCGGCAAGCCTTACATGCGCTAGTCGTTCAATCCGCAGTAATGAACAAGCCTGCAAACGTGAATGCATTCTTCATTTTGAAATCGCGTCATGGGTACAGGGAGAACGATTCGGCCAACGTT
This window harbors:
- a CDS encoding helix-turn-helix domain-containing protein; this translates as MGAPRKHPPAGAAATIEQMAAQGHAIVGIAKHFGVSRETFKRWCDEDEAIQEAFEIGRETERQALHALVVQSAVMNKPANVNAFFILKSRHGYRENDSANVNVGVAVAPTHVLVIKDFGSDENWQAKAIAQQRALAALNSPEAAPKQLEGSQAASVPVHEPSVYQPEPESVASSTVFDFGPPSWRPKG